GTTTTCTTCCCCCCATGAGTAAGCTAAATCCCAAAGCAGCAGAAAATAGTATTAAAGCTTCCCCAACGCTGTCATAAAGTCGCCATCCAGCTAGTATCTCGCTAACCAGGTTATTAATGTTCCATGCTTTAACGTATGCCTCATAGCTAGCGAGATTTACCTTGAATTTGACTCTAAGGAGGGCAAAGGCTAGGGGTAGAACGGCCAAGCCAAGTGGTAGCTTAACTTTACACTCTCCTCCAGCCCTTTCATAGCCAAATACGAAGAGCCCTGTAACTATCCCTCCAACTACTATACCAGAAAGGGCCACATCTGGAGCATAAGAAAGTAGAACAAGCAAAATGAAGACTAGACTTGTTAGGGAATACACTATCAAGGAGGTCATGAAATCTCTATGCAATATGACAATCAAAGCTAAGGTTAGCATTACAACTTCAAGGATTATCCCAAGCATACATATCCACCTTGACCTTGGGTTTTACCCCTCCCTTATAAGCTCCCCTGGCTATGGCATGACTTATCATAGGATTTATCATCGCTATGAAGATAAGTAGAATTACGAGCTTAGTCCTAATGGCCCAAGAGTTAACGATCATGCTTAACCCGAGGATTATCCCCATTATTCCTCCCGTGTCACATTTAGTTGCAGCGTGAAGTCTAGTGTAAACGTCTGGGAACCTTACAACCCCTAGTGCTCCAAAGAACATTATCAAGTATCCAAATAATAGGGGGAGTAACTCAAGCACTTTTCATCCTCTCCATATGCTTAGCAAGCATTAATCCTCCAACGGAATTTACCATGAGAAGAACTATGGCCATGTCTATGAGGAAGTATTCTTCCCATAGTACACCTAGGATGGCGAGGATTCCAACAACCTTTGTGGTTATCGTGTTAAGGCCCACTATCCTATCCGGTAGCGTTGGCCCAGTTATTACCCTGTACATAGCCATTAAAGCAGTCCCCAGGAGTACCCAAACTCCCGCTACCAAAACATTTTCTTGAGCCATTCTTCAATATCCCCCTTTATGATCTCTCCAGCTTTCTCCACATTCAAAGTCTCCACATCTATCCAATGCACATACAGATAAGTCCCATCAAGTTTCTTCACGACATCCAAGGTTAAGGTTCCTGGAGTTAGAGTTATTGAATTAGCCAATATAGTTATTCCAGTATCGGAGTGTAAATCAGTTCTTATTTTGACGATCCCGGGATTTATATCCATAAGTAAGGCATGCTTAGCGACCTTCAAGTTACTTTCCAAGAGCCTAAAGCCCATTATAATGAGGTACTGGGGTAGGTATATGAAGGCGAAGTAAAGTATCTTCCACGCTAGATGCTTTGAATGCCTTATGTCCTCGGTAAGAAAATCCCTCAGATAATAAGATATTATCGCGGTGGTTGGGAACCCTAGAATTAGGCCTCTGTATGAAAGATCTCCAGTTATACCAAGCCAGAATACCAGAAGGATTAACCAGGTTATTGCGAATCTCTCCCAAGGGGACAGTTTCTGCTTCTCATAGATTTCATATCTGTACCTCTCCTTGACCTCCTCAACCCTCTTTCTTAGGTACAGGTGGATTCTAGTCATTAGAGGATCCTCCTAACCTCTTGGACTAATTTTGGCAGTATCTCTCCAGCTTTTCCCCTTAGGAAAAAGTCAGCTATGGGTGTTATTCCTGACTTCTGAACGTTAATCTCTATGACGACACCCCCAGAGTCTTTAACTATATACGGAATGTAAGCCGCGGGATAAACTAGTCCACTAGTCCCAACAACTATCACGACATCCGCTTCCTTGGCTAGCTTAAAAGCTTCAT
This Pyrococcus horikoshii OT3 DNA region includes the following protein-coding sequences:
- a CDS encoding hydrogenase subunit MbhD domain-containing protein; the protein is MLGIILEVVMLTLALIVILHRDFMTSLIVYSLTSLVFILLVLLSYAPDVALSGIVVGGIVTGLFVFGYERAGGECKVKLPLGLAVLPLAFALLRVKFKVNLASYEAYVKAWNINNLVSEILAGWRLYDSVGEALILFSAALGFSLLMGGRKRENELNSENHE
- the mnhG gene encoding monovalent cation/H(+) antiporter subunit G, yielding MLELLPLLFGYLIMFFGALGVVRFPDVYTRLHAATKCDTGGIMGIILGLSMIVNSWAIRTKLVILLIFIAMINPMISHAIARGAYKGGVKPKVKVDMYAWDNP
- a CDS encoding monovalent cation/H+ antiporter complex subunit F encodes the protein MAQENVLVAGVWVLLGTALMAMYRVITGPTLPDRIVGLNTITTKVVGILAILGVLWEEYFLIDMAIVLLMVNSVGGLMLAKHMERMKSA
- a CDS encoding monovalent cation/H+ antiporter subunit E; this translates as MTRIHLYLRKRVEEVKERYRYEIYEKQKLSPWERFAITWLILLVFWLGITGDLSYRGLILGFPTTAIISYYLRDFLTEDIRHSKHLAWKILYFAFIYLPQYLIIMGFRLLESNLKVAKHALLMDINPGIVKIRTDLHSDTGITILANSITLTPGTLTLDVVKKLDGTYLYVHWIDVETLNVEKAGEIIKGDIEEWLKKMFW